From Bacillus pumilus, one genomic window encodes:
- a CDS encoding carboxypeptidase M32, with product MSLEAKEKAFYQLLGKIAHYTEALHLLYWDSRTQAPKKSADFRAETIGQLSSDIFNMKTSDEMRDLLHALNKHRDELSKDTQKALELSQKEYDENSKIPKEEFKEYSILQSKAEHVWVEAREKSDFSLFAPYLKQLIDFNKRFIQYWGVKQTPYDVLLNNYEPDMTVEQLDQKFGALRDAIVPLVKKIEASPHKPDTSFLSKSFPIDKQKELSLFFLKELGYDFDAGRLDTTVHPFAVTLSRGDVRVTTRYDEHDFRMAIFGTIHECGHAIYEQNIDEALSGTLLCDGTSMGIHESQSLFFENFIGRHEDFWKTYYHKLQEASPEQFKDVSLEDFVHAVNESKPTYIRIEADELTYPLHIIIRYEIEKAIFNEEVAVEDLPTLWNEKYKAYLGITPPNDALGILQDVHWSDGSFGYFPSYALGYMYAAQLKHQMIKDLPNFDELIQNGSFAPIKEWLTEHVHQHGKRKKPSEIIQDATGEELNVQYLIDYLTDKYTKLYLS from the coding sequence ATGAGTCTTGAAGCAAAAGAGAAAGCGTTTTATCAATTACTAGGAAAAATCGCCCATTATACGGAGGCGCTCCATTTACTTTATTGGGACTCTAGAACACAGGCGCCTAAAAAAAGCGCCGATTTCAGAGCTGAAACCATCGGTCAATTATCAAGTGATATTTTTAATATGAAGACTTCTGATGAAATGAGAGATCTTCTTCACGCATTAAACAAACATCGAGATGAGCTGTCAAAAGATACACAAAAGGCGCTCGAATTATCACAAAAAGAGTATGATGAAAACAGCAAAATTCCGAAAGAAGAATTTAAAGAATACTCGATTTTGCAATCAAAAGCAGAGCATGTCTGGGTAGAAGCAAGGGAGAAATCAGACTTTTCACTCTTTGCACCATACTTAAAACAGCTCATTGATTTTAACAAGCGCTTTATTCAATATTGGGGCGTGAAACAAACGCCATACGATGTGCTGCTCAATAACTATGAGCCAGATATGACAGTTGAACAGCTCGATCAAAAGTTTGGTGCACTTCGTGATGCCATTGTTCCTCTCGTGAAAAAAATCGAAGCCTCTCCTCATAAGCCGGATACTTCATTTTTATCGAAAAGTTTTCCGATCGACAAACAAAAGGAACTGAGTCTCTTCTTCTTAAAAGAATTGGGGTATGACTTTGACGCAGGACGTCTGGATACAACGGTTCATCCGTTTGCTGTGACATTGAGCAGAGGGGACGTTCGTGTGACGACCCGTTATGATGAGCATGATTTTCGGATGGCGATCTTTGGCACGATTCATGAGTGTGGTCATGCCATCTACGAGCAAAACATTGATGAGGCACTGAGCGGAACGCTATTATGTGATGGCACATCAATGGGGATCCATGAATCACAGTCTCTTTTCTTTGAGAATTTTATCGGCAGACATGAAGATTTCTGGAAAACGTATTATCATAAGCTGCAAGAAGCGTCTCCTGAGCAATTTAAAGATGTCTCTTTAGAAGACTTTGTGCATGCAGTGAATGAATCGAAGCCGACTTACATTCGAATTGAGGCAGATGAACTGACGTATCCGCTTCACATTATCATCCGCTATGAAATTGAAAAAGCGATTTTTAATGAAGAAGTAGCAGTTGAAGACCTGCCTACACTGTGGAATGAAAAATATAAAGCGTATCTTGGCATTACGCCTCCTAATGATGCACTCGGCATTTTGCAGGATGTTCACTGGTCTGATGGAAGCTTTGGATATTTCCCTTCATATGCGCTTGGTTATATGTATGCGGCGCAACTAAAGCACCAAATGATCAAAGATTTACCGAATTTTGATGAGCTGATTCAAAATGGGTCTTTTGCACCGATAAAAGAATGGCTCACAGAACATGTCCACCAGCATGGAAAACGCAAAAAACCATCTGAAATCATTCAAGATGCGACTGGTGAGGAATTAAATGTGCAATATTTAATCGATTATTTAACAGATAAATATACGAAATTGTATTTATCTTAA
- the xpt gene encoding xanthine phosphoribosyltransferase: protein MELLRQKIENEGIVLSNQVLKVDAFLNHQIDPVLMHEIGQEFARLFKHDGITKIVTIESSGIAPAVMAGLALQVPVVFARKRQSLTLTDNLLTASVYSFTKKVESTIAVSNTHLSEKDCVLIIDDFLANGEAAKGLAAIAKQAKVKVAGFGIVIEKSFQPGRNALVQMGYRVESLARIESLEEGKVTFVREVQS, encoded by the coding sequence ATGGAATTGTTACGTCAAAAAATTGAGAACGAAGGAATCGTTCTGTCAAATCAAGTGTTAAAGGTAGATGCCTTTTTAAATCATCAAATTGATCCTGTGTTAATGCATGAGATCGGGCAAGAGTTTGCTAGATTATTCAAGCATGATGGCATTACAAAAATTGTCACAATCGAATCTTCTGGCATTGCACCTGCTGTGATGGCTGGACTAGCTCTTCAAGTACCAGTTGTCTTTGCTCGAAAACGTCAATCACTAACACTAACAGATAACCTATTAACAGCGAGTGTGTACTCTTTTACGAAAAAAGTAGAAAGCACGATCGCTGTTTCAAATACGCATCTCAGTGAAAAAGATTGTGTATTAATCATTGATGACTTTTTAGCGAACGGTGAAGCCGCTAAAGGGCTTGCTGCAATCGCAAAGCAGGCGAAGGTGAAAGTAGCCGGATTTGGCATTGTCATTGAAAAGTCATTTCAGCCCGGAAGGAATGCGCTTGTTCAAATGGGCTACCGCGTCGAGTCCCTTGCACGTATTGAATCACTTGAGGAAGGGAAAGTCACGTTTGTACGGGAGGTACAATCATGA
- a CDS encoding class I SAM-dependent RNA methyltransferase — MKTYTLIATAPMGIEAIVAKEVRDLGYDCTVDNGKVIFEGDALAICRANLWLRTADRIKVQVAEFSAKTFDELFERTKAIDWSSFLPKNSTFPVIGKSVKSQLASVPDCQRIVKKAIAQKLISSYNIQSEWLEETGPEYKIEVALLKDKAVLTLDTSGVGLHKRGYRTDQGGAPIKETLAAALVLLTNWTPDRPFVDPFCGSGTIAIEAAMIGQNIAPGFNREFASESWEWIGEDVWNKARHEVEEKAKYDQPLHIIASDIDHRMVDIAQMNAEEAGLSELIQFKQMQVKDFQTKEEYGVIVGNPPYGERLSDKPAVEKMYQGMGEAFKSLDTWSIYILTSHEKFEECFGRKATKKRKLFNGYIKTDYYQYWGKRPPRKQTTES, encoded by the coding sequence ATGAAAACCTATACACTCATCGCAACAGCTCCAATGGGAATTGAAGCGATTGTTGCAAAAGAAGTAAGAGACCTTGGCTATGACTGCACAGTAGACAATGGAAAAGTGATTTTCGAGGGGGATGCTCTTGCGATTTGCCGTGCGAACCTTTGGCTGCGTACAGCAGACCGGATTAAGGTACAAGTAGCTGAATTTTCGGCAAAAACATTCGATGAGCTGTTTGAACGGACGAAGGCGATTGACTGGTCCTCTTTTTTACCGAAAAACAGCACGTTCCCTGTCATCGGTAAATCTGTGAAATCACAGCTTGCCAGTGTGCCGGATTGTCAGCGTATCGTCAAAAAGGCGATCGCGCAAAAGCTCATATCCTCTTACAACATACAGTCTGAATGGCTTGAAGAAACAGGACCTGAGTATAAAATTGAGGTTGCCCTTTTAAAAGATAAAGCTGTGCTCACGCTTGATACATCTGGTGTGGGTCTTCATAAACGAGGGTACCGTACGGATCAAGGCGGAGCACCTATTAAAGAAACCCTTGCGGCTGCACTCGTGCTATTAACAAACTGGACACCTGACCGTCCGTTTGTTGACCCTTTCTGCGGGTCAGGAACAATCGCTATTGAAGCGGCCATGATAGGACAAAACATTGCCCCAGGATTTAACCGGGAATTTGCGTCCGAGTCATGGGAATGGATTGGTGAAGACGTTTGGAACAAAGCGCGTCACGAAGTGGAAGAAAAAGCAAAGTATGATCAGCCGCTCCACATTATTGCAAGTGATATCGACCATCGGATGGTAGACATTGCACAAATGAATGCTGAAGAAGCTGGTCTAAGTGAATTGATTCAATTTAAACAAATGCAAGTGAAAGACTTTCAAACGAAAGAAGAGTATGGTGTGATTGTCGGAAATCCGCCTTACGGAGAACGACTCAGTGATAAACCAGCTGTTGAAAAAATGTATCAAGGAATGGGCGAAGCATTTAAGAGCCTAGATACTTGGTCCATTTACATCTTAACGTCACACGAAAAGTTCGAAGAGTGCTTCGGCAGAAAAGCAACGAAAAAGAGAAAACTGTTTAATGGTTATATTAAAACAGACTATTACCAATATTGGGGAAAACGCCCGCCTAGAAAACAGACAACTGAATCATAA
- the gpsB gene encoding cell division regulator GpsB produces MLADKVKLSAKEILEKEFKTGVRGYKQEEVDKFLDMVIKDYETFNQEIEKLQQENLHLSKQLEEAVEQGKRQPAQSNTTNFDILKRLSNLEKHVFGSKLYD; encoded by the coding sequence ATGCTTGCTGATAAAGTAAAGCTTTCTGCGAAAGAAATTTTAGAAAAAGAATTTAAAACAGGTGTCAGAGGATACAAACAAGAAGAAGTCGATAAATTTTTAGATATGGTCATTAAAGACTATGAGACATTCAACCAAGAAATCGAAAAGCTTCAACAAGAAAACCTCCATTTGTCTAAACAGCTTGAAGAAGCCGTTGAGCAAGGAAAAAGACAGCCTGCACAGTCTAATACAACAAACTTTGATATTTTAAAAAGACTATCTAACCTTGAGAAACACGTTTTCGGCAGCAAACTTTATGATTGA
- a CDS encoding ATP-dependent DNA helicase, with amino-acid sequence MTASRLPFSLSKEHNFYEELGNWIGDVFYDILPEKGFDLRDEQIFMAFQLERAFKEKSVMFAEAGVGTGKTIVYLLFAVTYARYTGKPAIIACADETLIEQLVKQEGDIYKIANHLDIQIDARLSKSHDQYLCLKKLEKTMQREDDEKWLDIYESLPSFVHESHGMQNFYPYGDRKEYPELSNDEWSRIGYDSFQDCLTCDMRHRCGLNLSRDHYRKATDLIICSHDFYMEHVWTKESRKREGQLPLLPEHSSVVFDEGHLLEFAAQKALTYRVKQSMLETFLERLLQNDIREEFAELVEDALATNDEFFYLLKTHAKEIKGSHRLEIGRVDEVKRSASELCDLLEKIGEALVFESEMYTIDQYELSVVEEYIEQMAYSLSLYQKNAISWLEKQELDTTFVVMPKTVAEVLGEKVFSQKRPYIFSSATLSENQSFDYLAESLGIKDYLSMSVASPYDYDEQMKIYFHGIQQLQEQEAKGQQVITQLKENGGRSLILFPSFDELHFFRKQLEASDESLPFHVYFEGDEEISTIVQKFQADETSVLCSVHLWEGLDIPGQSLTNVIIWGLPYPPHDPVFEAKRNEAKDARAEVDLPYMLLRLRQGIGRLIRTSQDAGTIHIYFDRKEDTELQSKIESVLPVKPII; translated from the coding sequence GTGACAGCATCTCGTTTGCCTTTTTCATTATCAAAAGAACATAATTTTTACGAAGAACTGGGCAACTGGATTGGTGATGTGTTCTATGACATTTTGCCAGAAAAGGGCTTTGATCTTCGAGATGAACAAATATTTATGGCTTTTCAACTAGAAAGAGCCTTTAAAGAAAAAAGTGTGATGTTTGCCGAAGCTGGGGTAGGCACAGGCAAAACCATCGTCTATCTATTATTTGCGGTCACATATGCAAGGTATACAGGGAAACCTGCGATTATTGCATGTGCAGACGAAACGTTAATTGAACAGCTGGTGAAACAAGAGGGTGATATCTATAAAATTGCCAATCACCTTGATATTCAAATAGATGCGAGATTAAGTAAGTCGCATGACCAATATTTATGCTTAAAGAAACTAGAGAAAACCATGCAGCGTGAAGATGATGAGAAGTGGCTCGATATTTATGAATCGCTTCCTTCATTTGTTCATGAATCACATGGCATGCAAAACTTTTATCCGTATGGTGATCGAAAAGAGTATCCAGAACTATCAAATGATGAATGGTCACGCATTGGCTATGATTCGTTTCAAGACTGCTTGACGTGCGATATGCGTCATCGCTGCGGTCTGAATTTATCAAGAGATCATTACCGGAAAGCAACCGATCTCATCATCTGTTCTCATGATTTTTACATGGAGCATGTGTGGACGAAGGAATCCCGCAAACGCGAGGGCCAGCTTCCGCTGCTTCCAGAACATAGCTCCGTCGTATTTGATGAAGGGCACCTTCTTGAATTCGCCGCACAAAAAGCACTGACGTACCGAGTGAAGCAATCAATGCTCGAAACATTTTTAGAGCGCCTGTTGCAAAACGATATACGTGAAGAGTTTGCCGAGCTCGTTGAAGATGCACTTGCCACAAACGATGAGTTCTTCTATCTCTTAAAAACACATGCCAAAGAAATCAAGGGCTCGCATCGACTTGAAATTGGACGTGTGGATGAAGTGAAGCGGTCTGCAAGTGAATTATGTGATTTGCTTGAAAAAATCGGAGAAGCACTTGTGTTTGAATCAGAGATGTATACAATCGATCAATACGAATTGTCTGTTGTGGAAGAGTACATTGAACAAATGGCGTATTCTCTGTCGCTATATCAAAAAAATGCGATTAGCTGGCTTGAAAAGCAGGAGTTAGATACGACATTTGTTGTGATGCCAAAGACAGTCGCAGAGGTGCTTGGTGAAAAAGTATTCTCGCAAAAAAGACCATACATTTTCTCTTCTGCTACATTGTCTGAAAATCAATCCTTTGATTATTTAGCTGAAAGTCTTGGGATCAAAGATTATTTATCAATGAGTGTCGCTTCTCCGTATGATTACGATGAGCAAATGAAGATTTATTTCCACGGGATTCAGCAGCTTCAAGAGCAAGAGGCAAAAGGACAGCAAGTGATCACTCAGCTGAAAGAAAACGGAGGACGATCTCTGATTTTGTTCCCTTCATTTGATGAACTTCATTTCTTTAGAAAGCAGCTTGAGGCATCGGATGAATCACTGCCTTTCCACGTGTATTTTGAGGGAGACGAGGAAATCAGCACGATTGTTCAAAAGTTCCAAGCAGATGAGACATCCGTGTTATGCTCTGTTCACCTTTGGGAAGGGCTGGATATTCCAGGGCAATCACTAACAAATGTGATCATCTGGGGACTTCCTTACCCGCCTCATGATCCGGTATTTGAGGCAAAACGGAATGAAGCAAAGGATGCTCGTGCTGAAGTTGACCTTCCGTATATGCTGCTGCGCTTGCGACAAGGTATTGGAAGGCTGATTCGGACAAGCCAAGATGCAGGAACCATTCATATTTATTTTGACCGTAAGGAAGATACAGAGCTTCAAAGTAAAATTGAATCCGTTCTGCCAGTCAAGCCAATCATCTAA
- a CDS encoding DUF1273 domain-containing protein has protein sequence MKIIAVTGYKPFELGIFKQDEPALQYIKAELQKRLTALIEEGLEWVLISGQLGAEIWTAEVVFELQEEYPALKLAVITPFYEQEERWNEQNKELYEGILAQADFVESVTHRPYESPAQFKQKNRFFIEKTDGLLALYDPEHDGSPKYMIKEAETYTDYPIMYITMDDLRAQVEAEDPFFD, from the coding sequence ATGAAAATTATTGCTGTCACAGGGTACAAGCCATTTGAGCTTGGGATATTCAAACAAGACGAGCCTGCACTTCAATACATAAAAGCAGAGCTTCAAAAAAGGCTGACAGCCCTGATTGAAGAAGGCCTGGAATGGGTTCTCATATCAGGCCAGCTTGGGGCAGAAATCTGGACTGCCGAAGTGGTATTTGAGCTTCAAGAGGAGTATCCAGCGTTAAAACTGGCCGTCATTACACCATTTTATGAACAGGAAGAGCGCTGGAATGAACAAAACAAAGAGTTGTATGAGGGGATTCTTGCACAGGCCGATTTTGTAGAAAGTGTCACGCATAGACCGTATGAAAGTCCGGCACAATTTAAACAAAAGAACCGTTTTTTTATTGAAAAAACAGATGGCCTTCTCGCCCTTTATGATCCTGAGCATGATGGCTCGCCAAAGTACATGATCAAAGAAGCGGAAACCTATACCGATTACCCCATTATGTACATCACAATGGATGATTTGAGAGCGCAAGTTGAGGCAGAAGATCCGTTTTTTGACTAA
- the cotD gene encoding spore coat protein CotD, with protein MYHHHHHCQPNVTQPIVHPTNHCCTHSDSTTIVPHIHPQHVTNVHHQNFKHVHYFPHTFSQVDPATHQHFNCGGPCCNR; from the coding sequence ATGTACCATCATCATCATCATTGCCAGCCGAATGTTACACAGCCAATTGTTCATCCGACGAATCATTGCTGTACACACAGCGATTCAACAACAATTGTGCCGCATATCCATCCGCAGCATGTGACAAATGTTCACCATCAAAATTTCAAACATGTTCACTATTTCCCGCATACGTTTTCTCAGGTGGACCCGGCAACACATCAACACTTTAACTGCGGTGGACCTTGCTGTAACAGATAA
- a CDS encoding ribonuclease H-like domain-containing protein, producing MSLKGKLNRMKKHLSHNQTHENRQKTLEGQPQPVTSDNIPFLKEWETLGVSPYHFEDSFCLIREVTYSLEDQHGRYSFAELPKIIEAWNESGIKHSLSAKGYEPHELFFFDTETTGLSGGTGNMIFLLGHARVFSDKVVVKQHLLTNPGNEAALYKSFLDEVNVESLVTYNGKSFDWPQVKTRHTLLRDQIPALPEFGHFDLLHGSRRLWKHKYERMALSVVEKEELHVHRENDTPGFLAPMIYFHFLKEQNPKLIEGILTHNELDVLSLISLYIHLSKKILSEDAVKEHNEKYALARWHLAHRDVQEATKHLQKLTDADFEHANQASYDLSLQYKRQNEWDEAVQIWEKLFKSSDVHLALKAGIELAKCKEHRQKNARSALSITESLLSFSSLSQRDTEELEKRKKRLLRKAGQ from the coding sequence ATGTCTTTAAAAGGGAAATTAAACAGAATGAAGAAGCACCTATCGCACAATCAGACACATGAAAACCGGCAGAAAACTTTAGAAGGACAACCACAGCCTGTGACTTCAGACAATATCCCATTTTTAAAAGAATGGGAAACATTAGGTGTATCTCCTTATCACTTTGAGGATTCCTTTTGTCTGATTCGGGAAGTCACCTATTCATTAGAAGATCAGCATGGGCGCTATTCGTTTGCGGAACTGCCGAAGATCATCGAGGCATGGAACGAAAGCGGCATCAAGCATTCGCTATCGGCTAAAGGGTACGAGCCGCACGAGCTGTTTTTCTTTGATACAGAAACAACAGGATTATCTGGCGGTACGGGAAATATGATTTTCTTGCTTGGACATGCACGTGTCTTTTCCGACAAAGTGGTGGTGAAACAGCACCTGCTCACCAATCCAGGAAATGAAGCGGCTCTGTACAAAAGCTTTCTCGATGAAGTGAACGTAGAATCATTGGTTACTTATAATGGTAAATCGTTCGACTGGCCGCAAGTGAAAACGAGACATACGCTCTTACGAGATCAAATCCCTGCACTTCCTGAATTCGGACATTTTGATCTTCTGCACGGATCTAGACGATTGTGGAAGCATAAATATGAACGAATGGCGCTATCCGTTGTGGAAAAAGAAGAGCTGCACGTGCATCGTGAAAACGACACGCCGGGGTTTTTGGCACCGATGATTTATTTTCATTTTTTAAAGGAACAAAATCCGAAGCTGATTGAAGGGATCTTGACTCATAATGAACTAGACGTCTTATCGTTAATCAGCCTCTACATTCATCTATCCAAAAAAATACTATCTGAGGATGCGGTAAAGGAACACAATGAGAAGTATGCGCTCGCCAGGTGGCATCTTGCTCATCGTGATGTACAGGAAGCAACGAAGCATTTGCAAAAATTAACGGATGCTGATTTTGAGCATGCGAATCAGGCGTCTTATGATCTTTCCTTACAATATAAACGACAAAACGAGTGGGATGAAGCGGTTCAAATATGGGAAAAATTATTTAAATCAAGTGATGTCCATTTAGCATTAAAAGCGGGTATAGAGCTTGCGAAGTGTAAAGAGCATCGTCAAAAAAATGCAAGGTCAGCTCTATCCATCACTGAATCGTTATTATCTTTCTCATCGTTAAGTCAGCGAGACACGGAAGAACTTGAGAAGCGAAAAAAACGGCTCTTGAGAAAAGCTGGGCAATGA
- the pbuX gene encoding xanthine permease PbuX: MSAAKKAKTLSLGIQHVLAMYAGAVLVPLIVGDALGLTPAQLTYLISADIFMCGAATLLQVWKNRFFGIGLPVVLGCTFTAVSPMIAIGSKYGISSIYGSIIASGCIIILLSFFFGKLVKFFPPVVTGSVVTIIGITLIPVAMNNMAGGEGSADYGSFENLGLAFLVLFIIVLLYRFTKGFMKAIAILIGILLGTAVAAFMGKVETAEVANAQVFRIIEPFYFGMPTFEFAPIMTMTLVAIVSLVESTGVYFALGDLTNRSLKEKDLAKGYRAEGIAVLLGGIFNAFPYTAYSQNVGLIQLTGVKKNQVIVVTGALLMLFGLFPKIAAFTTIIPKSVLGGAMVAMFGMVIAYGIKMLSRVDFAKQENLLIVACSVGIGLGVTVVPQMFEHLPESMKLLTSNGIVAGSFTAILLHIIYHMIPFKKETGQDLIEEPKQSVM, encoded by the coding sequence ATGAGTGCCGCTAAAAAAGCCAAAACGCTCTCGCTAGGGATTCAGCATGTGCTGGCGATGTATGCAGGTGCCGTTCTTGTGCCGCTCATTGTGGGAGATGCGCTCGGCCTCACCCCTGCACAGCTGACTTACTTAATCTCGGCAGATATTTTCATGTGCGGGGCTGCCACACTTCTTCAAGTATGGAAAAACCGTTTCTTTGGTATCGGTCTGCCTGTTGTATTAGGCTGTACATTTACTGCGGTTTCTCCTATGATTGCGATTGGCTCTAAATACGGGATTTCGTCTATCTATGGAAGTATTATCGCTTCTGGGTGTATCATCATTCTTCTTTCCTTTTTCTTTGGGAAGCTTGTGAAATTTTTCCCGCCTGTTGTGACTGGGTCTGTCGTCACCATTATTGGCATTACCCTTATTCCGGTAGCGATGAACAATATGGCAGGTGGAGAAGGAAGTGCAGATTATGGTTCTTTTGAAAATCTAGGCCTCGCTTTCCTTGTGCTGTTTATCATTGTGCTGCTCTATCGATTCACAAAAGGCTTTATGAAGGCGATCGCCATTTTAATTGGTATTCTCCTTGGGACAGCAGTCGCTGCATTTATGGGGAAAGTGGAAACAGCTGAGGTGGCGAACGCTCAAGTTTTTCGTATAATTGAACCATTTTATTTCGGCATGCCTACCTTTGAATTTGCACCCATTATGACGATGACGTTAGTTGCGATTGTGTCATTAGTCGAATCAACAGGTGTTTATTTCGCATTAGGTGATTTAACAAACCGGTCATTAAAAGAGAAGGATTTAGCGAAAGGCTATCGCGCAGAGGGGATTGCTGTTTTATTAGGTGGTATTTTCAATGCATTTCCTTACACAGCCTACTCGCAAAACGTTGGGTTGATCCAGTTGACAGGAGTCAAGAAAAATCAAGTCATCGTTGTGACAGGAGCATTGCTCATGTTATTTGGACTTTTTCCTAAAATTGCTGCATTTACGACGATTATTCCAAAATCAGTTCTTGGCGGCGCAATGGTCGCCATGTTTGGGATGGTCATTGCCTACGGTATTAAAATGCTCTCGCGCGTGGATTTTGCCAAACAGGAAAACCTACTAATTGTTGCTTGCTCAGTTGGGATCGGCTTAGGTGTCACCGTCGTGCCGCAAATGTTTGAGCATTTGCCAGAATCAATGAAATTATTAACAAGTAACGGAATCGTGGCCGGTAGCTTTACCGCTATTTTGCTTCATATTATTTATCACATGATTCCATTTAAAAAAGAAACAGGGCAGGACCTGATAGAAGAACCTAAGCAATCTGTTATGTAA